A DNA window from Paenibacillus sp. HWE-109 contains the following coding sequences:
- a CDS encoding helix-turn-helix transcriptional regulator, giving the protein MSNRRVIDLSIQGIHLYEVKHEEGDVIMEHDHPFHEILYALDGEGQIILDGKQLDFNKDHGVVIVPFSPHAVVSDSNLTILVLAFDAQLLDISVQKELLAVFFNVSSLIRLNPFLGSELRQLLRKMLFELSRGNPLNFLAMKLKLSELLLVLARAQQPSHVIDADSLRAEKLRLYIDTHYFEILHSNDISIKLGMSTRHVNNIFKKQYSITPIQYLTEVRIEMAKKMLVETDKEIVSICFEVGFETLSSFYRMFKNYIQMSPNQYRVVHRVRSRNEQVLV; this is encoded by the coding sequence ATGAGCAATCGTAGAGTGATCGATCTCTCCATCCAAGGAATTCATTTGTATGAGGTCAAACATGAAGAAGGGGATGTGATTATGGAGCATGACCATCCTTTCCATGAAATTCTATATGCGTTGGATGGGGAGGGTCAAATTATACTTGACGGAAAGCAGTTGGATTTCAACAAGGACCATGGCGTTGTGATCGTCCCGTTCTCGCCGCATGCGGTAGTATCCGATTCCAATCTGACGATTCTCGTGCTCGCCTTTGATGCACAACTGCTGGACATCTCTGTACAAAAAGAGCTGCTTGCCGTCTTTTTCAACGTTTCCAGCTTGATCCGCTTGAATCCATTTCTCGGCAGCGAGCTTCGGCAGTTGCTGCGGAAAATGCTGTTCGAGCTGTCTCGCGGAAATCCGTTGAATTTTCTCGCCATGAAGCTCAAATTGTCTGAGCTGCTGCTTGTGCTTGCAAGGGCGCAGCAGCCTTCGCACGTTATTGATGCGGACAGCTTGCGTGCGGAGAAGCTGCGTCTTTATATTGATACGCATTACTTTGAAATTCTGCATTCGAACGATATTTCCATCAAATTGGGCATGAGTACCAGGCATGTTAACAATATTTTTAAAAAGCAGTATTCGATTACGCCGATTCAATATTTGACGGAGGTCCGAATCGAAATGGCCAAAAAAATGCTTGTTGAAACAGACAAGGAAATTGTCAGCATTTGCTTTGAAGTGGGTTTTGAGACTTTATCCAGCTTCTACAGAATGTTCAAAAATTATATCCAGATGTCGCCAAACCAATATCGGGTTGTTCACCGGGTACGGTCCAGAAATGAACAGGTTTTAGTATGA
- a CDS encoding TerD family protein: MSINLVKGQKIDLTKGTTGLSKLVVGLGWDPATSESKGLFGSHKQTTPEIDCDSSALLLNEHGKLVKDENVVCFHNLASDCESVVHSGDNLTGDGHGDDEQIAIDLARVPSDVHKILVVVNIYEADERNQHFGMIKSAYIRVVNAANNQELIRFNLTDNYSTMTALITGELYRNNGEWKFNAIGEGAHAAHIDYLAERYQ; encoded by the coding sequence ATGAGTATTAATCTGGTAAAGGGTCAAAAAATAGACTTAACTAAGGGCACTACTGGCTTATCTAAACTTGTAGTTGGCCTTGGATGGGATCCAGCGACAAGTGAATCCAAAGGATTATTTGGCTCCCATAAGCAAACTACTCCAGAAATTGATTGTGATTCTTCTGCACTTCTTCTTAATGAACATGGCAAGTTAGTGAAAGACGAGAATGTTGTATGTTTTCATAACCTTGCCAGTGACTGCGAATCTGTCGTGCATTCTGGTGATAATTTGACAGGCGATGGACATGGCGACGATGAACAAATTGCAATTGATCTTGCCAGAGTTCCATCAGATGTTCATAAGATTCTTGTAGTTGTAAACATTTATGAAGCTGATGAAAGAAACCAGCATTTTGGCATGATTAAATCGGCTTATATCCGAGTAGTGAACGCTGCCAATAATCAAGAGTTGATTCGGTTTAATTTAACTGACAATTACTCTACTATGACGGCGCTGATTACGGGAGAATTATATCGTAATAATGGCGAGTGGAAATTTAATGCAATTGGCGAAGGAGCTCATGCAGCTCATATTGATTACTTAGCTGAACGTTACCAATAA
- a CDS encoding response regulator: MRANTKGSYRILIAEDEPLIMRNIAAKIENATDQFEILYAENGKEALDVIEALRPQVLFTDIQMPQMNGIELIEQVSSKYPRIQIVVISGHDEFDYAQQALRYGARDFLLKPLDADDIKKTLSRICAQLDQEKAFSEKEQVHSALQTGEILPQHAALQGSVFKLFLIQIGHLANTSYSSGLAGFFDHLWMKVNRSKAIPTLLGDAEDWWLVDQLPFHGKYLVIKTEEAVMQQPLVCADALLAAVREQVEPYPVTIVHAAEPAKLEKLWSTSQGLRVAMERGLAPGRSAIFSNTGKVRDLPSAWIDPNTQHKLVSFIQGNKRVNFNKELCSLFEHWTVEAYPQKWIEKKLQHLIQIVHQQAIHFSDEEIFHLEYDMLNTLYTAANFPSISERILTLLENTAFLNEEHLSEGAEELTHSIESYLKTNFAHPITLEDIAAKFNFDSSYLTKIFKKYKHMTPIKYLISLRMDEAKRLIQQHPELSFKEIGAIVGYPDSHYFSRIFKNMTGQNLSDYSEGMKLQGE, encoded by the coding sequence ATGAGAGCAAACACGAAGGGGTCCTACCGAATTCTTATAGCGGAAGACGAACCCCTGATCATGAGAAATATCGCCGCGAAAATTGAAAATGCCACGGATCAGTTTGAAATTCTGTATGCTGAGAACGGAAAAGAAGCTTTGGATGTGATTGAAGCCTTGCGGCCGCAGGTGCTTTTTACGGACATTCAAATGCCGCAGATGAACGGAATTGAATTGATTGAGCAAGTTTCCAGCAAATATCCACGCATTCAGATTGTTGTCATCAGCGGGCATGACGAATTCGATTATGCCCAGCAGGCGCTCCGCTACGGAGCCAGAGACTTCCTGCTTAAGCCGCTTGATGCTGATGATATTAAAAAAACGCTATCCCGCATATGCGCTCAGCTAGATCAAGAAAAAGCATTTTCCGAAAAGGAACAAGTGCATTCCGCTCTTCAAACAGGAGAGATCCTTCCACAGCATGCAGCTTTGCAAGGCAGTGTTTTTAAGCTTTTTCTAATTCAAATCGGGCACTTGGCGAATACATCTTATTCGTCTGGACTAGCCGGATTTTTTGATCATTTATGGATGAAGGTGAACAGAAGCAAAGCCATTCCAACCTTGCTTGGAGACGCAGAAGACTGGTGGCTGGTGGACCAACTGCCCTTTCACGGCAAGTATCTTGTGATCAAAACAGAGGAAGCGGTCATGCAGCAGCCTCTTGTTTGTGCTGATGCTTTGCTGGCAGCAGTTCGCGAGCAAGTAGAGCCTTATCCCGTCACCATCGTTCATGCAGCGGAGCCTGCAAAACTGGAGAAATTGTGGAGCACCTCACAAGGATTGAGAGTCGCCATGGAAAGAGGGCTCGCTCCCGGTAGGTCGGCTATCTTCTCGAACACCGGCAAAGTAAGGGATTTACCGTCGGCATGGATCGATCCCAACACCCAGCACAAGCTGGTCTCTTTCATCCAAGGAAATAAAAGAGTGAACTTTAACAAGGAGCTGTGCAGCTTATTCGAGCATTGGACCGTGGAGGCTTACCCGCAAAAATGGATCGAGAAAAAATTGCAGCATCTCATTCAAATTGTCCATCAGCAGGCGATTCATTTCTCTGATGAGGAAATATTCCATCTGGAGTACGATATGCTGAATACCCTCTATACGGCTGCCAATTTCCCGAGCATTTCCGAGAGAATTCTGACCCTTTTAGAAAACACAGCCTTTCTAAATGAGGAGCATCTTTCGGAAGGTGCTGAGGAGTTGACCCATTCAATCGAGAGCTACTTGAAGACAAACTTTGCCCATCCGATCACGCTGGAGGATATTGCGGCAAAATTCAATTTCGACTCCTCCTACTTAACGAAAATTTTCAAAAAATACAAGCATATGACACCAATTAAATACTTAATCTCGCTGCGTATGGACGAGGCCAAGCGCTTGATACAGCAGCATCCAGAGTTAAGCTTTAAAGAAATTGGGGCGATCGTTGGTTACCCGGATTCACATTATTTCAGCCGCATCTTCAAGAATATGACTGGACAAAATCTATCGGACTACAGTGAAGGAATGAAGCTGCAAGGTGAATAA
- a CDS encoding TerD family protein, whose protein sequence is MAINLSKGQKVDLTKTNPGLAKIFVGLGWDTNKYDGGGAFDLDCSVFCTNAAGKVDNEKNFVYYNNKENENGSVVHNGDNRTGTGDGDDEQIKIDLSTVPASIDKVAFAITIHEAAERNQNFGQVSNAYVRIINEVDGQELIRYDLGEDFSIETAVVVGELYRNSGEWKFSAVGSGYRDGLGGLAKDYGLV, encoded by the coding sequence ATGGCAATTAATCTATCTAAAGGTCAGAAAGTAGATCTTACAAAAACTAATCCTGGACTTGCAAAAATCTTTGTAGGTCTTGGTTGGGACACGAATAAATACGATGGCGGCGGCGCTTTTGATCTTGATTGTTCTGTATTTTGTACAAACGCTGCAGGCAAAGTTGATAACGAAAAAAACTTTGTTTATTATAACAACAAGGAAAATGAGAATGGATCTGTTGTACATAATGGTGACAATCGTACAGGTACTGGCGATGGTGATGACGAGCAAATTAAAATTGATTTATCGACGGTTCCTGCAAGTATCGATAAAGTTGCTTTTGCTATTACGATTCACGAAGCTGCAGAGCGCAATCAAAACTTCGGACAAGTTTCAAATGCTTATGTTCGTATTATAAATGAAGTGGATGGCCAAGAACTAATTCGTTATGACCTGGGTGAGGATTTCTCAATTGAAACTGCTGTTGTCGTAGGTGAGTTATATAGGAATTCAGGTGAGTGGAAGTTCTCAGCGGTAGGCAGTGGATATAGAGATGGTCTTGGTGGTTTAGCAAAAGATTATGGTTTAGTTTAG
- a CDS encoding glycosyl hydrolase family 95 catalytic domain-containing protein: MSTFKSSQKGYVWGLLLVLVLSVALPTGLSGPTTAFASEQADDWAAIQSLLSGISPTVTTPISGVQTKNYSPGQLLGNGNIGVVAGDTVSSQKFYFGKNDFWGNAIKNPTDTANSPSWQPSILSAGGLTINSPTAGTNPASVYSMKQDIQNAQVITNMQFGSTTVTMTSWTADSDDVFVTELSSPAGSSAVTINADLWVPDKITISNVSQDNNSTYPYSSGITSGVLWVSRENNLNGASDYKSRIAVATKLLGGSFSGTTDGTADAKGTFTLSPGTTVQLITTIKSGIGIGGAAPSLTTVKNNAINGVNALTAANITTLKAEHQTWWKDFWMKSYVNLNDSVMNKFYFGALYVLGASSRANSVTPPSIWGNWITNDIPNWGGRYFLNYNAEALYYGAFSSNRSDSVLPYSNVIVKESPFQQNKTASAGYKGILYQRSLAPYNLITTAPSINAPASTKDWTKLQDQKSDGSFAVMPLIWYYEYTGDKTYLQNTLYPLAKNIEAFFLDYVTKVDLGGGNYKYDIQHSSAHEGGDDLNPAIDIGFIKRYSQFLIDASQTLGVDANLVAKWQDLRDHIAAYPTQNFTVNGVANTPVYVLMEVMGPNDAAPAYIYVDGQPVQLEGSVFPGESYVSTDTAYKQTATNTLSYMHPWTLTGYSNHNGFPKVWPIAARLGWPAADLLSKFKASLTNTTSTKLWRASNVTAFEGGGGIETSGAIEGVNSMLMQTENGVIKLFPDWPTSNDASFKRLLAKGGFEVSSALSSGAVNSIQINNVNKQQISLPVTIKNPWSSGTPSVQPLDSSGNPSGSAFTPTVSGGNITFSADYNQKYQITIGTSTPTPTPTATPTPTATPTPTATPTPTPTPTATNYEAEAATLSGTVGIASCSYCSAGNAVNNIGNGTTNYVTFANVNVAAAGTYTMKINYLTNNTKTYYISINGGTGTAHPLTGTSWSTTYNTSISIQLNAGNNTIKFYNNTGSAPNLDSIVIQ; this comes from the coding sequence ATGTCAACGTTCAAATCAAGTCAAAAAGGCTATGTCTGGGGGTTATTGTTAGTGTTGGTGTTGTCGGTTGCTCTACCGACAGGATTAAGTGGTCCGACTACAGCATTTGCTTCCGAGCAAGCCGATGACTGGGCGGCGATTCAGAGCCTGCTCTCTGGCATTTCACCAACCGTTACTACACCGATTAGCGGCGTGCAAACGAAAAATTACTCGCCGGGTCAGCTTCTAGGCAACGGCAATATCGGTGTAGTGGCTGGAGATACCGTCAGCAGCCAGAAATTTTATTTTGGCAAGAACGATTTCTGGGGGAATGCGATTAAGAATCCGACGGATACGGCCAATTCTCCATCATGGCAGCCGTCTATCTTGTCCGCCGGCGGATTAACGATCAATTCTCCAACTGCAGGCACGAATCCAGCTTCGGTCTACAGCATGAAACAGGATATTCAAAACGCGCAAGTCATCACGAACATGCAGTTCGGCAGTACGACCGTAACGATGACCTCCTGGACGGCGGATTCGGACGACGTGTTCGTTACCGAGTTATCAAGTCCAGCTGGGAGCAGCGCTGTTACGATAAACGCGGATTTATGGGTGCCGGATAAAATTACGATATCCAACGTCTCACAGGACAATAACAGCACGTATCCCTATTCAAGCGGGATTACGAGCGGAGTACTTTGGGTCTCGCGCGAGAACAATTTGAATGGCGCCTCCGACTATAAGTCGCGAATTGCCGTAGCGACTAAGCTGTTAGGGGGCTCCTTCAGCGGTACGACGGACGGCACAGCGGATGCCAAAGGAACGTTTACTTTGAGTCCGGGGACAACCGTGCAGCTTATTACGACTATCAAAAGCGGCATCGGTATCGGCGGTGCAGCCCCATCTTTAACTACCGTGAAGAATAATGCGATCAATGGCGTGAATGCCTTAACCGCAGCGAATATCACAACGCTGAAAGCCGAACACCAAACCTGGTGGAAGGACTTCTGGATGAAATCCTATGTGAATCTGAATGACAGCGTCATGAATAAATTTTATTTTGGCGCACTTTATGTATTGGGGGCTTCCAGCAGAGCGAACAGCGTAACGCCGCCGTCGATTTGGGGCAACTGGATAACCAACGATATACCTAATTGGGGCGGTAGATATTTCTTGAATTACAATGCGGAGGCGCTGTATTATGGAGCTTTTTCCAGCAATCGCTCCGATTCGGTATTGCCTTATAGCAACGTGATTGTGAAAGAATCGCCATTTCAGCAAAATAAAACGGCTTCGGCGGGTTATAAAGGTATTTTGTATCAAAGGAGCCTTGCGCCTTACAATTTAATTACAACAGCGCCTTCTATTAATGCACCTGCTTCAACCAAAGATTGGACGAAGCTTCAAGACCAGAAGTCCGATGGCAGTTTCGCGGTGATGCCGCTAATCTGGTATTACGAGTACACCGGGGATAAAACCTATTTGCAAAATACGTTATATCCGCTTGCCAAAAATATTGAAGCGTTTTTTCTCGATTATGTAACGAAAGTGGATCTTGGCGGCGGGAATTATAAATATGATATCCAGCACAGCTCGGCACATGAAGGCGGAGACGATTTGAATCCTGCCATCGACATTGGTTTTATCAAAAGATATTCCCAATTCCTGATTGATGCGAGTCAAACGTTGGGTGTGGACGCGAACCTAGTAGCTAAATGGCAGGACTTGCGCGATCATATCGCTGCTTACCCTACCCAGAATTTCACGGTGAACGGGGTGGCGAATACTCCAGTTTATGTATTAATGGAGGTTATGGGACCTAACGATGCTGCTCCCGCATACATCTATGTTGATGGACAGCCGGTTCAATTGGAAGGCTCTGTTTTTCCAGGAGAATCTTATGTCAGCACCGACACGGCTTACAAACAAACCGCTACAAATACGCTAAGCTATATGCATCCTTGGACTTTAACGGGATACAGCAACCATAACGGCTTCCCGAAAGTTTGGCCGATTGCGGCAAGGTTAGGCTGGCCTGCGGCGGATCTGTTGAGTAAGTTCAAGGCATCTCTAACGAATACGACATCAACCAAGCTGTGGAGAGCAAGCAATGTTACAGCTTTTGAAGGCGGAGGCGGTATCGAGACATCTGGAGCCATTGAGGGTGTGAATTCGATGCTGATGCAAACGGAGAACGGCGTGATCAAGTTATTTCCCGACTGGCCGACGAGCAATGACGCTTCCTTTAAGCGGCTACTAGCCAAAGGCGGCTTCGAAGTATCGAGCGCTTTATCAAGCGGAGCTGTAAACAGTATTCAAATTAATAATGTGAATAAGCAGCAAATCAGTTTGCCTGTCACGATTAAAAATCCGTGGAGCAGCGGTACACCAAGTGTACAACCGCTTGACTCTAGTGGTAATCCCAGCGGAAGCGCATTTACGCCGACAGTAAGTGGAGGCAATATTACATTCAGCGCGGATTACAATCAAAAATACCAGATTACGATTGGCACATCTACACCGACACCGACGCCAACAGCAACTCCTACTCCTACGGCAACACCGACTCCTACTGCGACACCAACGCCGACTCCTACCCCAACAGCAACTAATTATGAGGCGGAAGCGGCAACCTTGAGCGGAACGGTAGGGATTGCCAGTTGTTCTTATTGCTCAGCAGGCAATGCGGTCAATAATATTGGGAACGGCACGACAAATTATGTGACCTTTGCTAATGTTAATGTCGCAGCGGCAGGGACTTACACGATGAAAATTAATTATTTAACCAACAACACCAAGACCTATTATATAAGCATTAACGGCGGTACTGGAACAGCTCATCCATTAACGGGCACCTCTTGGAGCACGACTTACAATACGTCGATCTCCATCCAGCTTAATGCAGGGAATAATACAATTAAATTTTATAATAATACTGGCAGCGCACCAAATCTGGATAGTATCGTCATTCAGTAG
- a CDS encoding carbohydrate ABC transporter permease, translating to MKIVKEISVWLLTLVILIPLFLVVINSVKTSAEADSMNLSFPKHIQFNNYATVIKEGKMIRAFKNSMIITVGSVLLTNIASAMGAFVLSRRRTKLNKMLYYYFIVGLIAPVNMIPTIKIMQSLHIMNTFQGIILLYSALMMPFTVFLYYGFIHSVPREMDESAVIDGSNAWQLFFRIQYPLLMPVTITSLLINFMNAWNDFILPLYVFNKSTNNPMTLAVYNFYGTYISSWNLVCAAIVLTTLPIVIVYLFGQRYIVSGMLSGAVKG from the coding sequence ATGAAAATAGTCAAGGAAATTTCGGTATGGTTGCTCACGTTAGTCATATTAATTCCTTTATTTTTGGTCGTTATTAATTCAGTGAAAACATCGGCAGAAGCGGATTCAATGAATCTCAGCTTTCCTAAACACATTCAATTTAATAATTACGCGACAGTTATAAAAGAAGGGAAAATGATCCGCGCTTTTAAAAATAGTATGATCATTACCGTCGGTTCGGTACTGCTTACGAATATCGCGTCCGCCATGGGGGCTTTTGTTCTGTCCAGAAGAAGAACAAAGCTTAATAAAATGCTGTATTACTATTTTATCGTCGGCTTGATCGCACCTGTCAATATGATACCTACGATTAAGATTATGCAATCCTTGCATATCATGAATACGTTTCAAGGAATCATTTTACTTTATTCGGCATTGATGATGCCCTTTACCGTCTTTCTCTATTACGGATTCATTCATTCCGTCCCACGAGAAATGGACGAATCGGCGGTGATTGATGGTAGCAACGCGTGGCAGCTTTTTTTTCGGATTCAATATCCGCTGCTTATGCCGGTGACGATTACTTCGCTGCTGATTAATTTCATGAATGCTTGGAATGACTTTATTCTGCCCCTATATGTATTTAACAAATCGACGAATAACCCGATGACACTGGCCGTTTATAACTTTTATGGCACCTATATATCCAGCTGGAATCTAGTATGCGCGGCAATCGTGCTGACCACGCTGCCGATTGTCATCGTGTATTTATTTGGGCAACGTTATATTGTGTCAGGTATGCTTTCAGGTGCGGTGAAAGGTTGA
- a CDS encoding ABC transporter substrate-binding protein, with protein MKKSLLVMLTCISTFSLVISGCGSSSKDPASSVKPAESTAATQAPTAKPEAAKKDVTITVGASQNWIKDIDRKLADQFTQKTGIKIDFQVNPDDQYINILKTKIATKEAPDILYMASGIGIDSFQPEKNFMDLSNEPWAANYTDWAKAGASIGGKIYGFNTWSVDGWGLLYNTDIFAKYNLQPPKTYAEFTQICDTLLKNGITPIFENAKDEWHLPIWLQELAGAAVKEDPGFIDKLNNNTGKFADSKVLATGLGQYNEMNKKGYFGKDALSNEWTKGYEAMGSGKYAMNLVYTTYQQEVLAKFPNSGADKWKMFPVPMGDNTTFGHSAGGIIRVVNKETKNIDSIRQYFAFLSSQDNLKAYYTERKDLGPISFKGIEVAPATQALQSVQSIASSQLIDLNDSVKFYGDSGAIIAKAMQDMLFGKLTPLDVLKKLDDNREKSFKATAK; from the coding sequence TTGAAAAAATCTCTTCTAGTGATGCTTACCTGTATATCGACATTTTCACTTGTGATCTCAGGCTGCGGCAGTAGTTCCAAAGATCCGGCAAGCTCAGTGAAACCAGCAGAAAGTACAGCCGCAACGCAAGCACCAACAGCAAAGCCGGAGGCAGCCAAAAAGGATGTAACGATTACAGTTGGTGCTTCTCAAAACTGGATTAAAGACATTGACCGTAAGCTTGCTGATCAATTCACACAAAAAACAGGCATAAAAATTGATTTTCAGGTGAATCCGGATGATCAGTATATCAATATTCTCAAAACCAAGATTGCGACAAAAGAAGCGCCGGACATCCTCTATATGGCGAGCGGCATCGGAATTGACAGCTTTCAGCCGGAAAAGAATTTTATGGACTTATCGAACGAGCCTTGGGCAGCCAATTATACAGACTGGGCCAAAGCGGGAGCAAGCATTGGCGGCAAGATCTACGGATTCAACACATGGTCTGTTGATGGTTGGGGCTTGCTTTACAATACGGATATTTTTGCCAAGTACAACTTGCAACCGCCAAAAACGTATGCAGAGTTTACGCAAATTTGCGATACGCTTCTAAAGAATGGCATCACACCGATTTTCGAAAATGCCAAAGATGAATGGCATCTGCCAATCTGGCTGCAGGAATTGGCTGGAGCTGCGGTCAAAGAAGATCCGGGATTCATCGATAAATTGAATAACAATACAGGGAAATTTGCCGACAGCAAAGTGTTGGCAACCGGTCTGGGTCAATACAATGAGATGAACAAAAAGGGGTACTTCGGCAAAGACGCTTTATCGAACGAATGGACCAAAGGCTATGAAGCTATGGGGTCTGGAAAATACGCGATGAATCTCGTCTATACGACCTATCAACAGGAAGTATTGGCGAAGTTCCCGAACTCGGGGGCGGATAAATGGAAGATGTTCCCGGTTCCAATGGGGGACAATACAACATTCGGCCATTCTGCCGGAGGGATTATCCGTGTTGTGAATAAAGAAACGAAAAACATCGATTCGATTCGTCAATATTTCGCTTTTCTATCCAGTCAGGACAATTTAAAAGCATACTATACGGAGCGCAAAGATTTAGGCCCGATTTCTTTTAAAGGAATAGAAGTTGCACCTGCAACGCAAGCTCTGCAAAGCGTACAATCCATTGCCAGCTCCCAGCTTATTGATTTAAACGACTCCGTCAAATTCTACGGGGATTCGGGGGCAATCATCGCCAAGGCGATGCAAGACATGTTGTTTGGCAAATTAACACCGTTAGATGTCTTGAAAAAATTGGACGACAACAGAGAAAAATCTTTCAAAGCAACTGCCAAATAA
- a CDS encoding sugar phosphate isomerase/epimerase family protein produces the protein MEAFDSKERLSLNQITTERWSLKEAVEGSARAGIPWIGLWRHKVTETGLAESKRLVRDAGLSVSSLCRGGMFPAASADERRAKLDDNRRAIEEAAELGAEVLVLVCGAAPDRDIDSARQWVEEGIAELVPFAQSYGIRLGIEPLHPMFAAERSVVVTLAQANAMAEKFTPQQVGVIIDVFHVWWDPDLYPQIQRASGRILGFHVSDWIVPTPDMLMGRGMMGDGVIELRRIRKAVEAAGYHGPIEVEIFNQTIWDQPGDEVLALLKMRYARHV, from the coding sequence ATGGAAGCATTCGATTCAAAAGAACGCCTCAGTTTAAATCAAATCACAACGGAGCGCTGGAGCTTGAAGGAAGCGGTTGAGGGAAGCGCCCGAGCGGGAATCCCTTGGATCGGCTTATGGCGGCACAAAGTAACCGAAACAGGCCTTGCTGAAAGCAAGCGGTTAGTACGTGACGCTGGATTAAGCGTATCCAGCCTGTGCCGAGGGGGAATGTTTCCGGCGGCGAGCGCGGATGAGCGCCGGGCCAAGCTAGACGATAATCGCCGTGCTATCGAAGAGGCTGCCGAGCTGGGTGCTGAGGTGTTGGTGCTGGTTTGCGGGGCTGCTCCTGACCGAGATATAGACAGCGCACGGCAATGGGTGGAGGAAGGTATTGCTGAGCTTGTCCCTTTTGCTCAGTCTTATGGAATTAGATTGGGGATCGAGCCGCTGCATCCGATGTTTGCCGCAGAACGATCGGTGGTCGTTACTTTAGCCCAAGCAAATGCTATGGCCGAGAAATTTACGCCGCAGCAGGTTGGCGTTATTATCGATGTGTTCCATGTATGGTGGGACCCCGACTTGTATCCTCAAATTCAAAGGGCAAGCGGACGTATATTAGGTTTTCACGTTTCCGATTGGATCGTGCCTACGCCGGATATGTTAATGGGACGGGGGATGATGGGGGATGGCGTGATTGAGCTGAGACGAATACGCAAGGCGGTGGAAGCGGCAGGGTATCATGGACCGATTGAGGTTGAAATATTCAATCAGACCATTTGGGATCAACCGGGAGACGAGGTTCTGGCTTTGCTGAAAATGCGTTATGCAAGACATGTCTGA
- a CDS encoding carbohydrate ABC transporter permease has translation MNTKKIYPLYFLILPVGIYTLLYFTPSLFSFYYALTDWNTYNENMRFIGLDNFRDMLKDRALYWEYISHTFEFALSTTLLKNLLGLSLALLLNEGLRTKNVLRSIFYLPVTISPLIIGLIFSSVFDPSHGLINNFLGYIGLESWKHAWLVDVKFAMLSVVSVETWKFIGFNMIIYLAGLQTISRSYYEAASIDGSSKWQQLIHITLPLIMPAITINLILNLINGFKVFDLIFVLTKGGPGNTTEVLNTAVFREFSSGRYGSATAIGIILFLMTTLIALSTLSLLSRRSEVSE, from the coding sequence ATGAATACTAAGAAGATTTACCCATTATATTTTCTAATATTACCGGTAGGCATTTATACACTTCTGTACTTTACCCCAAGTTTATTCAGCTTTTACTACGCTCTGACCGACTGGAATACGTATAACGAAAACATGCGCTTTATTGGGCTGGATAATTTCAGGGATATGTTGAAAGATCGCGCGCTTTATTGGGAATATATTTCACATACTTTTGAATTTGCATTGTCGACTACACTGTTGAAAAATTTGCTGGGCTTATCTTTAGCTTTGCTGTTGAACGAAGGACTCCGCACGAAAAATGTGCTCCGATCGATCTTTTATTTGCCCGTCACGATCTCTCCTCTGATAATCGGGTTGATTTTTTCCTCGGTATTCGATCCGAGCCATGGCTTAATCAACAATTTCCTAGGCTATATCGGACTGGAGAGTTGGAAGCATGCTTGGCTGGTAGATGTAAAATTCGCCATGCTTTCCGTTGTTTCGGTAGAAACATGGAAGTTTATCGGCTTTAATATGATTATTTATTTGGCCGGCTTGCAAACCATCTCGCGTTCTTATTACGAGGCGGCTTCCATAGACGGTTCAAGCAAATGGCAGCAGCTCATTCATATTACACTGCCCCTTATCATGCCTGCGATTACGATTAATCTGATTTTGAATCTCATCAACGGTTTTAAGGTATTTGATCTCATCTTTGTCCTTACCAAAGGTGGTCCCGGCAATACGACGGAGGTTCTGAACACCGCTGTTTTCAGAGAGTTTTCTTCTGGGCGTTACGGCTCAGCGACAGCCATTGGTATTATCCTGTTTTTAATGACTACCTTGATTGCGCTCTCTACGCTAAGCCTGCTGTCCAGGCGGTCGGAGGTTAGCGAATGA